The DNA region CTCGGCTACGGCGGCGGTCGCGGCCTGCCGCACTCCTACCTGCTCTGGGCCTCGGCAGGGATGGCCCACTTCGTGATGGACACCCGGGGCCAGGGAAGCGGCTGGGCGCCGGGCGACACCGCCGATCCCGTGGGCAGCGGGCCGGCGTTCAACGGGTTCATGACCCGGGGCATAGAGGATCCGTACGCGTACTACTACCGCCGGCTGATCACCGACGCGGTACGCGCGGTGGAGGCGGCCCGCTCGCACCCGCTGACGGACGCGGCGCGCACCGCCGCGATCGGCGTGAGCCAGGGCGGTGGCCTCACCGTCGCCGTCGGGGGGCTGATACCCGATCTGGCGGCCATCGCCCCGGACGTGCCGTTCCTCTGCGACTTCCCCCGGGCGACGAGGCTGACCGACCGGCTCCCGTACCGGGAGATCGGCAACTACCTCAAGACGCACCGGAACCGCGCGGAGCGGGCGCAGGCGACCCTGGCCTACTTCGACGGGGTGCACTTCGCAGCCCGCGGACGGGCGCCCGCGATGTTCTCGGTGGCGCTGGAGGACCAGACCTGCCCGCCCTCCACGGTCTTCGCCGCGTACAACGCGTACGCGCACCCGGAGAAGGAGATCGAGGTCTACGAATTCAACGACCACGAGGGCGGCGGCCCCTTCCAGCAGGCGGTGCAACTGGCCAGGCTGCCGCGGCTGCTCAAGGCCTGACGGCCGGGACGCACGGCACACCCCCCTTGACCGGCCCGAGGTGCGGAGCCTAGGTTTCCCGGGAGAAAGCGCTTACTGCCCGGTGAGCCGTCCACCCCTGAGGGAGTGTTTGCCACGCCCAGCCATCCTTCGTACCGGCCCGTGCGGGTCGCCGTGGTCGGCACGGGTGCGATCGCGCGCGGCAGTCACCTGCCCGCGCTGACCGCACTCGGCGCCGAGCAGCCGCTGGAGATCGTCGCCGCGGTCGACGTCGACAGGGCGTCGGCCGAGGCGTTCTGCGCGGAAGCCGGCACCGCCCGCCCGTACACCGACCTCGACCGGATGCTCGCCGAGGAACGTCCCGACCTGGTCACCCTCGCCACCCCGCCCCGGTACCACCGCGACCAGACCGTGGCCGCGCTGCGCGCCGGGGCCTGGGTGTGGTGCGAGAAGCCGCCCTGCCCGTCACTGGAGGACTTCGACGCGATCGAGGCGGCGGAGGGCACCGGTGCCGGTGGACCGTATGCGGCGATCGTGTTCCAGCACCGCTTCGGTTCCGGTCCCCGGCACGTCGGGGAACTGCTGGCCGCCCAGGCCC from Streptomyces sp. B1I3 includes:
- a CDS encoding acetylxylan esterase gives rise to the protein MSLFDLPLDELHSYRSRSVEPEDFDAFWSATLDEARTHDLDARFELLAGTGLSTVDVYDVTFAGFGGHPVKGWLVIPAGTDRPLPLVVEFLGYGGGRGLPHSYLLWASAGMAHFVMDTRGQGSGWAPGDTADPVGSGPAFNGFMTRGIEDPYAYYYRRLITDAVRAVEAARSHPLTDAARTAAIGVSQGGGLTVAVGGLIPDLAAIAPDVPFLCDFPRATRLTDRLPYREIGNYLKTHRNRAERAQATLAYFDGVHFAARGRAPAMFSVALEDQTCPPSTVFAAYNAYAHPEKEIEVYEFNDHEGGGPFQQAVQLARLPRLLKA